Proteins from a genomic interval of Nostoc sp. TCL240-02:
- a CDS encoding NAD(+) kinase produces the protein MQLKQVIIAYKARDARSKQWAEICAKQLESRECHVLMGPSGPKDNPYPVFLASAAQPIDLALVLGGDGTVLTGARHLAPAGIPILGVNVGGHLGFLTESVEEFQDTEKVWDRLFEDRYAIQRRMMLQAAVYEGHGSNLEPVSERYLALNEFCVKPASADRMITSILEMEIDGEVVDQYVGDGLIISTPTGSTGYTVSANGPIMHDGMEALTITPICAMSLSSRPLVLPPGSVVSIWPLGDYDLSTKLWTDGVLGTSIWPGHRVDVRMAECRAKFIILRENNSYYQTLREKLLWAGTRVHYNNNHRN, from the coding sequence GTGCAACTAAAGCAGGTAATCATTGCTTATAAAGCGCGGGATGCCCGGAGTAAACAATGGGCAGAAATCTGTGCTAAACAACTAGAAAGCCGCGAGTGCCATGTGTTGATGGGGCCTAGCGGACCAAAAGACAACCCTTATCCTGTCTTTTTGGCTTCGGCGGCTCAACCAATCGATCTCGCCTTGGTACTCGGTGGTGATGGTACTGTTTTAACTGGTGCCAGACATTTAGCCCCAGCTGGTATCCCGATTCTGGGAGTGAATGTGGGAGGCCATCTGGGGTTTTTAACTGAGTCAGTAGAAGAGTTTCAAGATACAGAGAAAGTTTGGGATCGGCTGTTTGAGGATCGCTATGCTATCCAACGACGGATGATGTTACAAGCTGCGGTGTATGAGGGTCACGGCTCTAATTTGGAACCAGTGAGTGAGCGTTACCTGGCTTTGAATGAATTTTGTGTCAAACCCGCCTCTGCTGACCGGATGATTACCTCAATTCTAGAAATGGAAATCGATGGTGAGGTAGTCGATCAGTACGTTGGGGATGGGTTGATAATTTCGACTCCTACAGGTTCGACTGGTTACACCGTTTCTGCTAATGGTCCAATTATGCACGATGGTATGGAGGCACTCACCATTACTCCTATTTGTGCAATGAGCCTTTCTAGTCGCCCACTCGTTTTACCCCCTGGTTCTGTGGTGAGTATTTGGCCTTTGGGGGATTACGATTTGAGTACCAAACTGTGGACAGATGGGGTTTTGGGGACTTCTATTTGGCCTGGACACCGCGTTGATGTGCGGATGGCAGAGTGTCGGGCTAAATTTATTATTTTGCGCGAGAACAATTCCTACTATCAGACGCTACGGGAAAAGTTGCTTTGGGCAGGTACAAGGGTTCACTACAACAATAATCACCGTAATTAA
- the ndhI gene encoding NAD(P)H-quinone oxidoreductase subunit I, translating into MLKFLKQVGDYAKETVQAARYIGQGLSVTFDHMRRRPITVQYPYEKLIPGERFRGRIHFEFDKCIACEVCVRVCPINLPVVDWEYDKASKKKKLNHYSIDFGVCIFCGNCVEFCPTNCLSMTEEYELATYDRHELNYDNVALGRLPYKVTNDPMVTPLRELVYLPKGVLEPHGLPADAPRAGARPEDLVEQTEK; encoded by the coding sequence ATGCTCAAGTTCCTAAAACAAGTTGGTGATTACGCCAAAGAAACGGTACAAGCTGCGCGTTACATTGGTCAGGGGCTTTCTGTTACCTTCGACCACATGCGGCGGCGGCCGATTACCGTACAGTACCCTTACGAAAAACTGATTCCTGGCGAACGGTTTCGCGGTAGGATTCACTTTGAATTTGATAAGTGTATCGCCTGCGAAGTTTGCGTTCGCGTTTGTCCAATTAACTTGCCTGTAGTAGATTGGGAATACGACAAAGCCAGCAAAAAGAAAAAACTCAACCACTACAGCATTGATTTTGGAGTTTGTATCTTTTGCGGTAACTGTGTGGAATTTTGCCCAACTAACTGTTTATCGATGACAGAAGAGTATGAGCTTGCCACCTACGATCGCCATGAATTGAACTATGACAACGTAGCACTAGGTCGTCTGCCCTATAAGGTAACAAACGATCCAATGGTTACACCATTACGCGAACTAGTTTATCTACCCAAAGGTGTCCTCGAACCCCACGGACTGCCCGCAGATGCACCACGTGCGGGTGCGCGTCCAGAAGACCTGGTAGAACAAACAGAAAAATAA
- a CDS encoding GNAT family N-acetyltransferase, protein MEVSGRNINYSLNPPPTIEDFPVLQTEKYTLRLASTEEELESIFRLRFEVFNLELSLGFSASNITQMDIDKFDAVCHHLIMISKQTGKTIGTYRMQTYTMASQRLGFDAADIFNLNAIPNSVLQASVEVGRACIAKEYRNSQALLLLWKGLANYLIWSKNQYFFGCASLLTQCPLKATCTYDYFQHNGLMHPSILVYPNSKYCLELPQSCPDSYNVEIPKILQAYLNIGAKICSIPAIDRHFKTIDFLTISNTKDFTRWRYQIL, encoded by the coding sequence ATGGAAGTTTCTGGACGCAACATTAATTATTCACTGAATCCTCCTCCCACTATTGAAGATTTTCCCGTCCTTCAAACTGAAAAATATACCCTACGGCTGGCTTCAACTGAAGAAGAATTAGAATCAATTTTTCGGTTGCGCTTTGAAGTTTTTAATCTGGAACTAAGCTTGGGATTTTCTGCTTCCAACATTACCCAGATGGATATAGATAAGTTTGATGCAGTTTGCCATCATTTAATCATGATTTCCAAACAAACGGGTAAAACCATTGGAACTTATCGGATGCAAACCTATACAATGGCTTCTCAAAGATTAGGCTTTGATGCTGCCGATATATTTAATCTTAATGCAATTCCCAATTCTGTGCTTCAAGCATCAGTTGAAGTTGGGCGTGCATGTATAGCTAAAGAATACCGCAACAGTCAAGCACTTTTACTATTATGGAAAGGGCTAGCAAATTATCTTATCTGGAGTAAAAATCAATATTTTTTTGGTTGTGCATCATTACTAACACAATGTCCTTTGAAAGCTACTTGCACTTATGATTATTTTCAGCATAATGGTTTGATGCATCCAAGTATTTTGGTTTATCCAAATTCAAAATATTGTCTAGAACTGCCTCAAAGTTGCCCAGATTCATATAATGTGGAAATTCCTAAAATTTTGCAGGCATACTTGAATATTGGAGCTAAAATATGCAGTATTCCCGCTATCGACCGACATTTTAAAACTATTGATTTTTTAACTATATCGAATACCAAAGATTTTACTAGATGGCGTTATCAAATATTATAA
- the nuoK gene encoding NADH-quinone oxidoreductase subunit NuoK has translation MQLQYFLLLAAALFCIGIYGLITSRNAVRVLMSIELLLNAVNLNLMAFSNFLDSTLIKGQVFTVFVITVAAAEAAVGLAIVLAIYRNRDTVDMEQFNLLKW, from the coding sequence ATGCAACTCCAATACTTTTTATTACTAGCAGCAGCTTTATTTTGCATCGGCATCTACGGTTTAATTACCAGCCGTAACGCTGTGCGGGTGCTGATGTCAATTGAGTTACTGCTCAATGCTGTTAATCTGAATTTAATGGCATTTTCCAACTTCCTCGACTCAACATTAATTAAAGGTCAGGTTTTCACAGTATTTGTGATTACCGTGGCCGCGGCCGAGGCGGCGGTGGGTTTAGCGATCGTGCTTGCCATTTATCGCAACCGCGATACCGTCGATATGGAGCAGTTTAATCTCCTGAAGTGGTAA
- a CDS encoding NADH-quinone oxidoreductase subunit J — MNLAEGVQLVSLGILGVMMIGAALGVVLFSNIVYSAFLLGGVFISIAGMYLLLNADFVAAAQILIYVGAVNVLILFAIMLVNKREDFVAYPNSWVRKLLTGLVSVGLFGLLSTMVLATPWAYSTAPVAGGTSSIVLIGEHFFTDFLLPFELASILLLMAMVGAIILARREYLPDQLTRSEVGQTVLTLQERPRELVSTTSETKE, encoded by the coding sequence GTGAATCTAGCAGAAGGAGTACAGTTAGTATCACTTGGCATACTAGGCGTGATGATGATTGGGGCGGCCCTTGGTGTGGTGCTGTTCTCCAACATCGTCTATTCTGCCTTTTTGCTGGGGGGTGTGTTCATCAGCATAGCGGGAATGTACCTGTTGCTAAATGCTGATTTTGTTGCCGCCGCACAAATATTAATTTATGTTGGCGCGGTTAACGTGCTGATTTTGTTTGCCATTATGTTGGTGAACAAGCGGGAGGATTTCGTAGCATATCCTAACTCTTGGGTGCGGAAACTACTTACGGGTTTAGTCAGTGTTGGATTGTTTGGTCTTTTAAGTACGATGGTGCTGGCTACTCCTTGGGCTTACTCAACTGCTCCTGTAGCAGGTGGTACAAGCTCTATAGTTTTGATTGGAGAGCATTTCTTCACTGACTTTTTACTACCTTTTGAACTGGCTTCCATTTTGCTGCTGATGGCGATGGTAGGAGCAATTATTTTGGCACGTCGTGAATATTTGCCAGATCAACTAACACGATCCGAAGTGGGACAAACCGTTTTAACTTTGCAAGAACGTCCCAGAGAACTGGTATCAACAACCAGCGAAACAAAAGAGTAA